AGTTATTATACAATATTCGCAATGTTATTAAATTATTTTTTTTATTTATCGTGACGTTTTATTTGCCAGTCCTCGCCTAAATTTTAGTACCATGACGATAACCAAATACATAAATAATCACGGTACTATGCTATTATTTAGGTAATACATAAAAACACCAAAGGAGTAAACTATGCCTAATACCACTTGGGATTTAACCCAACTATTTACTGATGAAGACGAATGGTTTGATGAACTGGAAACTGCTGAAATGCGCAACGCGGATATTGAGATTACGGCAACAATTCAAGCTTTGCCTGCCTCAATTCTCGCCCTAACGTTAGCGGACTTCATCGAATTAAGTAGCCAAGTTGAAAAACTTGCCATTTACGGCCAACTTAGTAACATGCCAGATTTAATGAGGGAACTACAACCGTTGTTAAGTGATGTCCTCGAAAAGGCGGCGGCACTCCAATATTACCTCGCTAACATTGCGCCTGAATTGTTGGCCAGTCCTGACTTAACGGCATACAAAACTATGCTGACCAAATTTGCTAGCCAGCACCAACATTTATTAGCCCCCGCACAAGAAAGCCAGCTTTCGCATGAACTAATTCAGCAACCTAGCGTGGCATTCAACGAAGCAATGGGCGCACTAATGGCTGATGAAAACCCTGATATTGATGATTATGAACAACTTTTCGCCGATATTTTGTCGACTAAAGTGCACAATAATAACCATTTAGCTCAGTTACATGACTTCAAAAGTGCGCGTAATTATTATTTGAATCAACTAAGCCTCCCTGGCACTGTTTATAGTAATTTATCAGCGCAAGTTAAACAGCACACGTCACTTGCACAAAAGTACGTCCAAGAGGCCCCAGCAATTAACGCTGACATTCCGGTGTTATCAATCGACCAAGCCAAGCAAATCATCCACGCGGCATTAGCTGAGTTCGGTACTGAATACGTCGCGGTGGTCGATTCCTTTTTTGACGATGGTTTAATCCACCTAACTGATGCGGGTGATGCCTATTCTGTGACGACGTACGGCGAACCAACTTACATTTCGGTGAGCTGGTTTGGTGATCTTACCAGTCTCTATGAATTAATGCATGAAATCGGCCACGCCATGAACCACTATTTGACGCATCAACACGAGCCAATTCAATATGGAACTAACCATATTTTCACCTCAGAAATCGCCGCTATTATGCATGAGAACTTGTTGACCGAATACTTGCTTAACAACTTGCCGGCGGGGATGACAACTTTGGCGGTATTAGTCTACCACTTGCAAAATTTCTATGAAGAAGTTTTCGTCCAAGCTAAATACTCAGAGTTCGAAGATGAAATTCACCAACTCGCGGTAACCCATGACAAATTAAGCAACGTTGATTTTAATTCACTACTTGGGAATTTAACGGACCAATATGACGGTGTTCGTAATCCTGCCGATGACAACCTTTGGACTGAAATCCCCCACTTCTACAACCATAGTTACTACGTTTTCCAATATGCAACGGGGATGTTGATTGGGACTGAACTTATTGCCAAATTACGGCACAACGAAATCACCAATGCTGATTTCTTAAATTATCTCAGCATTGGTGAATCACAGGCACCTGTCGAGATGCTCGCTACGTTAGGCATCGATATTACGAGTAACCCATTTGCCGCCGCGTTCAGCCAATTTGCTACCGATTTGGACACTTTAGTGGAACCGAGCTTGGCAGACTGAATGCGCTGCACCTGTGAAGGAGACAATTAATGACGCAATACGAATTAGAATATGGGATTCGCATCCATCACACTGACCAAATCCCCGGTTTTCCAAACAATTGGGATTCAGCGGATTGGTATCGGTCAAAAGAATTACGTGATGCGACTTATGAGGCATATTTGAAACTGGAACAACCAGCGGATAAACTCTACGACATCAAGTCATACTTCAAAATCACTCGGTAACAAAATATGCGGGCACATTATTCCGGCAAATAATGAAAAAAGCTCTGATTTCTACGTTTAAGTGAAATCAGAGCTTTTTATGTACACTAATCCGTCTGACGTAAGATTGGCCACTGCGTGCCAGCAAATTACTTGGCGCACCACGCTGGAAGCAGCCTCCCAAGCCAAAATACGGTCTTGTGAGGTTCGACTAAGCTGGGACTCTAAGGAATAAATTCCTAAGAGTCCTCATCTTATCCTCAGCGGCGACATGTGTTACACACATATCACCCCAGTCGCGGTGTAAAGGCTGCGCCCGCCAAGTAATTTGCCGGCACTCCGTTAGTTAGTTATAATTCTCAAACTAAAAGCATCCTGAAATTCGACTTCACAAAGTCATTTCAGGATGCTTTTTCACATGTACCAATTTGTTATGCTAAATTATTAATTTTAGCATTAAATCTGAATCTCATAAGTTCATCTACCGTTCTATCACCATAAATTATTAGTCGGTCTTCGCCATGAACTCCGCAAACAATTTACCCATTGACTTGAATATCTTGCAATTCATAATTCGCTTCGTCTATCAGTGATTGATTGTTTTATTTCAAATATTCCATAATCCTTGCAAGCGATTCACTACCCGGCGCTGCTGTAAATAGCTTCAGCTCGAGATGACTATCGTTGCCCACAAAGAAACTCGTTTCTTCAAATTCAAGCCGGCCTAATGTTTGATGATTAATCAACTTCATCTTCTCTTCAGTCGCAATAATGTCATGCTGCTGCCAAAGTTCATTAAATTTTGGTGACTCAGTTCGCAGTTGCTGAACAAATTTTTCATACCACGGATCATTGACGTTTTCACCATAAATCATCCGAAAATGGGCAACCATTTGCTTGGCTGACTTTTCCCATTCGGCCAAACTATCTTGATTTTCCGGATATAAAAACATGAGTCGTAACACGTTGCGGTCAGCGATATTAAGCATTGAAAAGTCGTACCACAATTGCTCAGCGGCATTGTTCCAACCGACAATATTCCAACGTTGGTCAAGAATTGTTGCTGGCGAGTACTCTAGGTTATCAATTACATGTTGGAGCATTGGACTAATCGCAACCGGAACATCATTAATCACTGTTGGTTGAGCTTGTTGCCCTAAAGTAAATAAGTGTTGCACTTCAACTTCATTAAGTTGTAGCACACCTGCAATGGCTTCTAATACCTGGGTTGACACTTGAATATCCCGACCTTGCTCAAGCCACGTATACCAAGTAACCCCAACACCCGCTAAGGTTGCCACTTCTTCACGGCGTAACCCTGGAGTTCGCCGGTTCTTACCTTTTGGCAGACCAACTTGTTCTGGTGTGATTTTGGCTCGTTGAACCTTTAAAAAATCACCTAATTCTTTTTTTCGTTCAACACTATTGACCATCGTTATCCTCCAAGGTAGTAGAAATAATACCTGTATAAACACACTACTTCCTAGTCTTATTAATATTCTTTATGATAAGAGCAATCATTAAATATGTAAAGCAGAAGGAAAATACTATGACTAATAAAACTGTCCTTGTCACCGGAGGAACTGGCTACATAGCTCAATACATTATGGCGCAACTGCTAAACGCCGGCTATAACGTCCGCACAACTGTCCGTTCGCTGGCTCGGAAAAATGAGATCCAAGCCAATCTCCGTGAAGCTGGCGCGCACAATACTGAAGTCGAATTAATTGCAGCTGACTTAACCGCTGACCTAGGCTGGGCTGAAGCAATGAACGGTGTTGACTACGTCATGCATGTTGCTTCGCCAATGATTCAATCCAAGAACGAAGATGACCTCATCATCCCCGCTCAACAAGGAACTTTACGCGTTCTTAACTTTGCAAATGCTGCCGGCGTAAAACGAGTTATTATGACATCGGCATTTGGCGCGATTGGTATGGGGCGCAATAAAAAAGAAAGTAATCGTGTCTTCACTGAAAATGACTGGGCCCCCGTAAATAGCAAATTACTAGGTGCATACTACAAGAGTAAAACTTTAGCTGAAAAAGCCGCCTGGGATTTCGTTAATCAACCAGCGACTAAGCTTGAACTAGCTACAATCTTGCCCGTCGCTGTTTTTGGTCCAATTCTCGGTGGCAAAACGACCGGTTCAAACCACCTGCTAGCAATGATGCTTGGTGGTAAAACGCCGGCCGTACCAGATATCTGGATTCCTGTTAGCGATGTCCGCGATATTGCCAACGCCCACATCCTCGCAATGACAACACCTGAAGCCGCTGGGGAACGTTTCATCATTTCCCATGAATCTTCAATGCCAATGAAAGCAATTGGTCAAATATTGAAAGACGGCTTAGGTGAAGTTGGTAAGAAAGTCCCAACCAAACAGATACCAACTTGGCTAATTAAGTTAATTGCACCACTCGTGCCAATTATGCGCCAAATGCTTCCTGACATAGGCATCGAGCGAAAGATGAGCAGTGCCAACGCCAAGAATATTTTGCATTGGCAACCACAATATTCAATTAACGATACCTTGATCGAATCCGCGCAAGTCTGGTTAGAGACCCACAAATAAACTGAGGTACGAAATTGAGTACAAAAGGAGTTTTGACACTGAAATAATGTGTCATGTTTAGATATCCCTCCCTGTAATGAAATGAATTGTGAAATCAAATCCACGTGTGGCATGATAACCATTGGAAACGGTAGATAGTGCAACTAGCTGTCAAAATGGAATACAAACCACTTAGTGAAATACTCCAAATTAACAAACTAAAAAGCACCCTGAAACTCGACTTCACCAAGTCATTTCGGGGTGCTTTTGCAGGTTCTATTATCAGTGTTTTTTTCCAATGCCACTGCAATTTATGATTGATACCTATTTTCACTAGTTTGAGCATTACACCTAACTACCGGCACGTAGTTGGCCAAGTCTATTCAATTCCATGGCAGACCTCATTTAGCAAGTAATTCACCCGTTAACTTGAATATCTTGCCGTTTGTAATCATAGTTTGCCGTAATTTGGAGTTGGTGGCTATTAATCATGGTCTGGTCATATTTAATCTGCTCCAGTAGCGTCTGGCGCCTGGCATCTGTTGAAAAATTAGCATCTAAGGCTGCAAATTGGCGTTCAATATACTCAATCGTCCCTTGTGACACTGATTGGTTAGAAAAGCCAATCATGACATAGCTTGGTTGCGTTGATGTTACTTCATTTTCCAATTTTTCATAAACATGCGCCGTCCCGACATGGCCTTTTTCATCTAAAAATGAGACTAATTGACCAGGGCGATCATAGTGCCCAATTACTTGATTCAATTGACGCAAAGTAATGATATCATCTTCAAAATTTCCACGTGTTGGCTTGCTTGCGTTGACTTTGATTCCTGTGTATACAATTTCTGCCATCATATTACCCCAATATTGATTAATTTTCGTGATTGTCATGTTGCTTTTTAAGATGCAAATTCATGAGATACCACCCAACAATTGTCACAAGTAATAGTCCCCAACCAACAACTGTCAGCTTGGTAAAGTTATCCATTTTAATATTCCCCCATTGCTATTTAATATTTTTCAACTGCCGTTAAGGCTGAATCATGAACTCTAATAT
This is a stretch of genomic DNA from Periweissella cryptocerci. It encodes these proteins:
- a CDS encoding M3 family metallopeptidase, which produces MPNTTWDLTQLFTDEDEWFDELETAEMRNADIEITATIQALPASILALTLADFIELSSQVEKLAIYGQLSNMPDLMRELQPLLSDVLEKAAALQYYLANIAPELLASPDLTAYKTMLTKFASQHQHLLAPAQESQLSHELIQQPSVAFNEAMGALMADENPDIDDYEQLFADILSTKVHNNNHLAQLHDFKSARNYYLNQLSLPGTVYSNLSAQVKQHTSLAQKYVQEAPAINADIPVLSIDQAKQIIHAALAEFGTEYVAVVDSFFDDGLIHLTDAGDAYSVTTYGEPTYISVSWFGDLTSLYELMHEIGHAMNHYLTHQHEPIQYGTNHIFTSEIAAIMHENLLTEYLLNNLPAGMTTLAVLVYHLQNFYEEVFVQAKYSEFEDEIHQLAVTHDKLSNVDFNSLLGNLTDQYDGVRNPADDNLWTEIPHFYNHSYYVFQYATGMLIGTELIAKLRHNEITNADFLNYLSIGESQAPVEMLATLGIDITSNPFAAAFSQFATDLDTLVEPSLAD
- a CDS encoding helix-turn-helix transcriptional regulator: MVNSVERKKELGDFLKVQRAKITPEQVGLPKGKNRRTPGLRREEVATLAGVGVTWYTWLEQGRDIQVSTQVLEAIAGVLQLNEVEVQHLFTLGQQAQPTVINDVPVAISPMLQHVIDNLEYSPATILDQRWNIVGWNNAAEQLWYDFSMLNIADRNVLRLMFLYPENQDSLAEWEKSAKQMVAHFRMIYGENVNDPWYEKFVQQLRTESPKFNELWQQHDIIATEEKMKLINHQTLGRLEFEETSFFVGNDSHLELKLFTAAPGSESLARIMEYLK
- a CDS encoding SDR family oxidoreductase, coding for MTNKTVLVTGGTGYIAQYIMAQLLNAGYNVRTTVRSLARKNEIQANLREAGAHNTEVELIAADLTADLGWAEAMNGVDYVMHVASPMIQSKNEDDLIIPAQQGTLRVLNFANAAGVKRVIMTSAFGAIGMGRNKKESNRVFTENDWAPVNSKLLGAYYKSKTLAEKAAWDFVNQPATKLELATILPVAVFGPILGGKTTGSNHLLAMMLGGKTPAVPDIWIPVSDVRDIANAHILAMTTPEAAGERFIISHESSMPMKAIGQILKDGLGEVGKKVPTKQIPTWLIKLIAPLVPIMRQMLPDIGIERKMSSANAKNILHWQPQYSINDTLIESAQVWLETHK